In Papaver somniferum cultivar HN1 chromosome 1, ASM357369v1, whole genome shotgun sequence, a genomic segment contains:
- the LOC113279119 gene encoding E3 ubiquitin-protein ligase WAV3-like, with translation MVNHNDDEQIPKLAAEEEADLQFDGNTAGARIINKRTAPLVENQFKVLLELKGVAESGEGRLGVDLVTILDISGSMNKESRLSKMKLAMQFLLQKLGRTDRLSVVTFNYEANRLCPMRLITENSRAEIADKVNALEAEYTTNTEDGLRLALKILEDRTLTKGRRAAIMLMSDGQEDKNSNASNVPVGRVPVYTFSFGADDFDPKVFSDIASNSYGGMYTPVPDLDDLNVSFSASLAGLLSVAIDGLTLTIIPAKGSSKFTEINAGNYKQTGNIEDEPVTVTFGSLYDQETRKVLVVLTLPEVKGRLGANILAMEYKYRVGVNDTSKFDQRTINITRTDASTMVEDEEVLAEEKRINTAKSITAARLLADKKELEKARETLNDAKTSLSEVDAILTAQLDKLLEFMVSQDTYDKQGRAYALALEAAHASQRPNPSAAGMFNTPLIDLFVEQAQLFDKQPTNYKVPTAEKDKRNITIKRIERTLALLEQIRMRYEPFP, from the exons ATGGTGAACCACAACGATGATGAGCAAATTCCCAAACTGGCCGCAG AAGAAGAAGCAGATCTTCAATTTGATGGGAACACGGCGGGAGCAAGAATCATCAACAAACGGACGGCACCATTGGTGGAAAACCAATTCAAGGTGTTGCTGGAGCTCAAGGGGGTAGCAGAATCTGGAGAGGGCAGATTAGGCGTTGATCTTGTGACCATCTTAGATATCAGTGGTAGCATGAACAAGGAATCCAGATTATCGAAAATGAAACTAGCGATGCAATTCTTGCTTCAGAAACTTGGTCGAACTGATCGTCTGTCTGTCGTTACTTTCAATTACGAGGCCAATAGGTTGTGCCCGATGCGCCTGATCACTGAAAATTCTCGAGCAGAAATTGCAGATAAGGTCAACGCATTAGAAGCCGAATACACCACAAATACCGAAGATGGCCTCAGATTAGCCTTAAAAATATTGGAAGACCGCACTCTCACAAAAGGGCGTCGTGCTGCCATCATGCTTATGTCAGACGGCCAAGAAGATAAGAACAGCAATGCTTCCAATGTTCCTGTTGGCAGGGTCCCGGTATACACCTTCAGTTTTGGAGCTGACGACTTTGATCCAAAG GTATTCAGTGACATCGCCAGCAATAGCTATGGAGGAATGTATACACCTGTCCCCGACTTGGATGATTTGAATGTTTCATTCTCAGCGTCTCTGGCTGGGCTTCTCAGCGTGGCCATTGACGGCCTAACGCTAACCATTATACCAGCAAAGGGTTCTAGCAAATTCACTGAGATAAACGCCGGAAACTATAAACAAACAGGGAACATCGAGGATGAACCTGTAACTGTTACATTTGGGTCACTGTACGACCAAGAGACCCGCAAGGTCCTTGTGGTCCTCACTCTCCCAGAGGTTAAAGGGCGATTAGGCGCTAACATTCTCGCTATGGAATACAAGTACAG GGTTGGTGTGAACGATACATCTAAGTTTGATCAGAGAACCATAAATATTACTCGCACTGATGCGTCAACCATGGTTGAGGATGAGGAGGTGCTGGCAGAGGAGAAGCGTATCAATACTGCAAAGTCGATAACAGCAGCAAGATTATTGGCTGATAAGAAGGAGCTAGAGAAGGCAAGGGAAACGCTAAATGATGCAAAAACATCACTCTCAGAGGTTGATGCAATACTGACGGCTCAGCTGGACAAGCTCCTCGAATTTATGGTGTCCCAAGACACTTACGACAAACAAGGGCGTGCCTATGCGCTTGCTCTTGAGGCCGCTCATGCTTCCCAACGTCCTAACCCTAGTGCTGCCGGTATGTTCAACACTCCCCTAATAGACCTATTCGTTGAACAAGCCCAGTTATTTGACAAGCAACCCACCAATTATAAAGTACCCACAGCGGAGAAGGATAAGAGAAATATCACAATTAAAAGGATCGAAAGGACCCTTGCCTTACTCGAACAAATCAGAATGAGATACGAGCCATTTCCATAA